A genomic region of Dreissena polymorpha isolate Duluth1 chromosome 4, UMN_Dpol_1.0, whole genome shotgun sequence contains the following coding sequences:
- the LOC127877584 gene encoding la-related protein 6-like has translation MTEPEVTINVQDVSDGLTSDDVNVNSVLTIINETVASKSLPVLRVEKLKDDLNSSSSYISGDDDHSHHEGSDDPEGSKNEEPEFVAPSDELRDKIINQVEFYFSDENILKDAFLLKHVRRNKMGYVSIKLVTSFKKMKSLTKDYRVVAYSLRQSDKLEVNEEGRKVRRKNPLPEYDETTPSRSVVAINLPMENPTIENIAEMFSKCGEVALIRILKPNKPIPQDIKKYSNKHPEIGTSTCAVIEFEKHEYAQKAVKSMTDKEDWKKGMRVVVLAETKKKNEKTTKDNARADNGESREGGGGDDTKRKKRGGKKHKNKHLDAAQDDSSCYSSGSDYDPPTRSSLSPNNFDGNKLSPSNSPRSSPRSSPMTSPRSQRRRVQHGKSPLAEHSPNGSPRPSPRSSPESSRKRYDNSSGGDNSSPSSPWVQRRLKAAQEINMSPLAVSPSGSPMFARRGADGPRKLADLDGVVRQPKGPDGTRGFHLGRGKPRASTIS, from the coding sequence ATGACCGAACCAGAAGTAACAATTAATGTCCAGGACGTCAGCGACGGTTTAACATCTGACGACGTGAACGTCAACAGCGTTCTTACGATCATTAATGAAACCGTGGCCTCAAAGTCGCTTCCGGTACTCCGTGTTGAGAAATTGAAGGACGATTTGAACAGCAGTTCGTCCTACATCAGTGGCGACGACGATCATAGCCACCATGAAGGCTCGGATGACCCTGAGGGCAGTAAAAATGAGGAGCCAGAATTTGTGGCACCAAGTGATGAATTGCGGGATAAAATTATTAATCAGGTCGAATTCTACTTCTCTGATGAAAACATCCTTAAAGATGCTTTTCTTTTGAAGCATGTCAGACGTAACAAGATGGGCTACGTAAGCATAAAACTCGTAACTTCATTTAAAAAGATGAAAAGTCTAACAAAGGATTATCGTGTGGTTGCTTACAGTCTTAGACAGTCAGATAAACTAGAAGTGAATGAAGAAGGAAGAAAAGTGAGAAGAAAAAATCCTTTGCCTGAATATGACGAAACAACACCATCAAGGTCTGTTGTTGCTATAAATTTGCCAATGGAAAACCCAACAATTGAGAACATTGCtgaaatgttttcaaaatgtggtGAAGTTGCTTTGATCAGAATTTTAAAACCAAATAAGCCAATACCACAGGATATCAAGAAATACAGCAATAAGCATCCTGAGATCGGGACAAGTACATGTGCTGTTATTGAATTTGAGAAGCATGAATATGCGCAAAAAGCTGTTAAATCTATGACAGACAAGGAAGATTGGAAAAAGGGTATGAGGGTAGTTGTTCTTGCAGAAACAAAGAAAAAGAATGAAAAAACTACTAAAGACAATGCTCGGGCTGACAATGGGGAATCTCgtgaaggtggtggtggtgatgatacaAAAAGGAAGAAACGGGGTGGAAAGAAGCACAAAAACAAGCATTTGGATGCTGCCCAGGATGATTCCTCATGCTACAGTAGTGGATCAGATTATGACCCACCAACGCGCTCGTCTCTTAGTCCCAATAATTTTGATGGAAACAAGCTGAGTCCATCAAATAGTCCGCGTTCTAGTCCTCGCTCAAGTCCCATGACGAGTCCCAGAAGTCAGCGAAGGCGTGTTCAGCATGGTAAATCACCATTAGCAGAGCACAGTCCAAATGGAAGCCCAAGGCCAAGTCCTAGAAGCAGTCCTGAATCTTCCAGGAAACGCTACGACAATTCCTCGGGTGGAGATAACAGCAGCCCATCTAGCCCATGGGTTCAAAGACGTTTAAAGGCGGCACAGGAAATAAACATGAGCCCACTTGCAGTGAGTCCGTCGGGAAGCCCTATGTTTGCGAGACGTGGTGCTGATGGACCTAGAAAACTGGCTGACCTTGATGGCGTTGTTAGACAGCCCAAAGGTCCTGATGGTACACGTGGCTTCCATCTTGGCAGAGGAAAACCAAGAGCAAGTACCATTTCATAG